The following are encoded in a window of Corynebacterium argentoratense DSM 44202 genomic DNA:
- a CDS encoding DUF2339 domain-containing protein, with protein MNNFSNPTNDPRVDPLIEQLGIAERELADAQALVNSAHNTLGHIRLQLSAQYARQAQQPQASVAQQPAQQEAAAAQPIAPQPAPWPTPAVNAAAPNTTEANPQPAAAHTGEGSTPGGLVPTLPPTRRPAVTPQAPWYSNETTVIRLVAIAGAILTIFGIGFLVALAIQRGLLGPVGRTVLAYTISALLVLAAFGLNHKAQDAAARSEGKKSSDSHGFAIARSAFAFTGFITAIITTHTITGLLEWMPSVLGQAIAIALAIAWLVVAKIFRSDILMILSGVSSFVALTAFYATQGIVLVPAIFIGLLMMLLTRKSGNSMLRNWSTGLALVGTWVVPTNSPPPFIYVADSVMRPITVLWYVPLSVAFALGLTLVVMRDPRPTVARTEQWSAAFVPALILIHQAAYTTAHAPLNSISVAKWWLLWPAIAAALLVVIAFNKAWMPKPTDSPSPAAFVAPTLANSAIAAWLVVSVIAMTAFYPWVTFVACITVVMVLWKREGFTVAPWLMVAVAAVLASLPLGGIALGLTPSDAQDLDSPFNALTALVLVALVLAARSAMKGFSQKSLFILALCGLWLFMVAVVTLCGSLGYFLAGESGAKSTIKLWFMVGHACVSVTWLLLAAYLMLGRRFLNSTAALVAALVLAGAGATKLIFFDLGNLSGVPRVLAFILGGLALLGVSALRSSKKKESAPAQHQIS; from the coding sequence ATGAACAACTTTTCCAACCCAACGAATGACCCCCGTGTCGATCCGTTGATTGAACAGTTGGGCATTGCTGAACGCGAACTAGCCGACGCCCAAGCGTTGGTTAACAGCGCACACAATACGCTCGGTCATATTCGACTGCAGCTCAGTGCGCAATATGCACGGCAGGCTCAGCAACCCCAAGCTAGTGTTGCTCAGCAGCCGGCACAACAGGAAGCAGCCGCTGCGCAACCAATCGCTCCGCAGCCCGCGCCTTGGCCCACCCCGGCGGTGAACGCAGCGGCACCAAACACTACCGAGGCAAACCCACAACCCGCAGCCGCACACACTGGTGAAGGCTCCACCCCCGGCGGCTTGGTGCCAACACTGCCGCCGACACGACGGCCCGCCGTCACTCCACAAGCTCCCTGGTATTCCAACGAGACCACTGTGATCCGCCTCGTTGCGATCGCCGGTGCTATCTTGACCATTTTCGGGATCGGCTTCCTCGTAGCTTTAGCCATCCAACGCGGCCTACTCGGCCCGGTGGGGCGGACTGTACTGGCCTACACGATCTCCGCGTTGCTGGTGTTGGCAGCCTTTGGCCTCAACCATAAAGCACAGGATGCTGCGGCCAGGTCCGAAGGAAAGAAGAGCAGCGACTCCCACGGATTCGCTATAGCTCGTTCTGCTTTTGCCTTCACTGGTTTTATTACCGCCATCATCACAACCCACACGATCACCGGACTTCTAGAGTGGATGCCCTCTGTTCTCGGCCAGGCTATCGCCATAGCCCTAGCAATAGCCTGGCTCGTGGTAGCTAAGATCTTCCGTTCGGATATCTTGATGATCCTTTCTGGGGTCAGTTCCTTTGTCGCGCTGACTGCTTTCTACGCAACCCAAGGCATAGTGCTTGTCCCCGCGATCTTCATCGGTTTGCTGATGATGCTGCTCACCCGCAAGAGTGGCAATTCGATGCTGCGCAATTGGTCTACCGGACTGGCTTTGGTGGGCACATGGGTTGTTCCAACCAATAGCCCACCGCCGTTTATCTACGTCGCCGACAGCGTTATGCGGCCGATCACTGTGTTGTGGTACGTGCCCCTGTCAGTAGCGTTCGCGCTTGGTCTCACCCTGGTTGTCATGCGCGACCCCCGACCGACTGTGGCTAGGACCGAACAGTGGTCAGCAGCTTTTGTTCCAGCTTTGATCCTCATTCATCAAGCTGCATACACCACTGCCCACGCGCCCTTAAACAGCATCAGCGTAGCTAAGTGGTGGTTGCTGTGGCCCGCTATTGCCGCCGCACTTCTCGTCGTTATTGCTTTCAACAAAGCGTGGATGCCGAAGCCTACGGATTCCCCCTCGCCCGCTGCCTTTGTCGCTCCGACTCTCGCCAACAGTGCGATAGCCGCCTGGTTGGTGGTTTCGGTCATCGCTATGACCGCGTTCTACCCCTGGGTGACCTTCGTCGCCTGTATCACCGTAGTCATGGTGCTGTGGAAGCGTGAAGGATTCACGGTGGCGCCATGGTTGATGGTCGCAGTGGCCGCTGTACTCGCCTCGCTTCCGCTCGGTGGTATCGCACTAGGCCTAACACCAAGTGACGCCCAAGACCTTGACTCCCCATTCAACGCGCTCACAGCGCTGGTACTTGTAGCACTGGTACTGGCAGCTCGATCTGCGATGAAGGGATTCAGTCAGAAGAGCCTCTTCATCCTCGCGCTGTGTGGGCTGTGGCTGTTCATGGTCGCGGTAGTGACACTGTGCGGTTCCTTGGGATACTTCCTTGCAGGCGAGAGTGGAGCAAAGTCCACCATCAAACTGTGGTTCATGGTGGGCCATGCATGCGTTTCTGTTACGTGGTTGCTCCTGGCGGCCTACCTTATGCTGGGACGCCGATTCCTCAACAGCACCGCAGCCCTGGTAGCAGCCCTAGTGCTTGCCGGAGCGGGAGCAACCAAGTTGATCTTCTTCGATTTAGGAAACTTGAGCGGCGTCCCCCGAGTCCTCGCATTCATCCTCGGCGGTTTGGCACTGCTGGGCGTATCCGCCCTCCGCAGTTCCAAAAAGAAAGAATCCGCACCCGCTCAGCATCAAATAAGCTAG
- the infC gene encoding translation initiation factor IF-3: MQLEEQTISAEARINERIRVPEVRLVGPGGEQVGIVRIEDARRLAYDADLDLVEVAPNAKPPVCKIMDYGKFKYEAAQKARESRKNQQQTVVKEQKLRPKIDDHDYETKKGNVIRFLEKGSKVKVTIMFRGREQSRPELGFRLLDRLANDVAEYGVVETKAKQDGRNMTMVLGPVRKGKK, translated from the coding sequence TTGCAACTTGAGGAGCAAACAATCAGCGCTGAAGCTCGAATTAATGAGCGCATTCGGGTACCCGAGGTCCGCCTCGTCGGCCCCGGTGGCGAGCAGGTAGGCATCGTTCGTATCGAAGATGCACGCAGGCTTGCCTACGATGCCGATCTGGACCTTGTCGAGGTCGCACCGAATGCCAAGCCGCCGGTCTGCAAAATCATGGACTACGGCAAGTTCAAGTACGAGGCCGCCCAGAAGGCGCGCGAGTCTCGTAAGAACCAGCAGCAGACTGTCGTCAAGGAGCAGAAGCTTCGTCCCAAGATCGATGATCACGATTATGAGACGAAGAAGGGTAATGTCATCCGGTTCTTGGAAAAGGGCTCAAAGGTCAAGGTAACCATCATGTTCCGTGGCCGCGAGCAGTCCCGCCCGGAGCTTGGCTTCCGGTTGCTGGACCGCCTCGCTAATGACGTCGCGGAATACGGCGTTGTTGAGACGAAAGCCAAGCAAGACGGCCGCAACATGACAATGGTCCTTGGCCCAGTGCGCAAGGGCAAGAAGTAG
- the rpmI gene encoding 50S ribosomal protein L35, which translates to MKQKTHKGTAKRVKVTGSGKLRREKANRRHLLEGKPSTRTRRLKGTADVDKSDTKRVKRLLGMA; encoded by the coding sequence ATGAAGCAGAAGACCCACAAGGGCACCGCTAAGCGCGTCAAGGTCACCGGCTCCGGCAAACTCCGCCGCGAGAAGGCTAACCGCCGCCACCTGCTCGAGGGCAAGCCCTCCACCCGCACCCGCCGCCTGAAGGGCACCGCGGATGTCGACAAGTCCGACACCAAGCGCGTTAAGCGTCTGCTCGGCATGGCCTAA
- the rplT gene encoding 50S ribosomal protein L20 yields MARVKRSVNAKKKRREILKSAKGYRGQRSRLYRKAKEQWLHSMTYAYRDRRARKGEFRKLWIQRINAAARMNGITYNRLIQGLRLAEIEVDRKILADLAVNDFATFTAICEAAKAALPEDVNAPKVA; encoded by the coding sequence GTGGCACGTGTCAAGCGCTCAGTTAACGCCAAGAAGAAGCGTCGCGAAATCCTGAAGTCCGCCAAGGGTTACCGTGGCCAGCGCTCCCGCCTGTACCGTAAGGCCAAGGAGCAGTGGCTGCACTCCATGACCTACGCTTACCGCGATCGTCGCGCTCGCAAGGGCGAGTTCCGTAAGCTGTGGATCCAGCGCATCAACGCTGCAGCCCGCATGAATGGCATCACCTACAACCGGCTCATCCAGGGCCTGCGTCTTGCTGAGATCGAGGTGGACCGCAAGATCCTCGCTGACCTTGCTGTCAATGACTTCGCCACCTTCACCGCTATCTGTGAAGCTGCTAAGGCTGCTCTGCCTGAGGACGTTAACGCTCCTAAGGTCGCTTAA
- a CDS encoding TM2 domain-containing protein — protein sequence MTTPSANPFDPNYIGGSNQNGPQGLGEGATCPTGSQQNYPVQQSYQQQSYQQRSYPQPAFQQQAPMLAQYNQPAMYTGGVMPGLQPKSYAVAALLCFFLGEFGGHDFYLGYNGRAVFKLLLFFSWLIPFVDFLTIPLLLIWVLVDFICILARAGAYHVDARGMRLN from the coding sequence GTGACAACCCCCAGCGCCAACCCTTTTGACCCAAACTACATCGGGGGATCTAACCAGAATGGACCCCAAGGATTAGGGGAGGGGGCTACTTGCCCGACCGGTAGCCAGCAGAACTACCCTGTCCAGCAGTCATACCAGCAGCAGTCATACCAGCAGCGGTCCTACCCGCAGCCGGCCTTCCAGCAGCAAGCTCCGATGCTAGCTCAATACAACCAGCCCGCCATGTATACAGGTGGTGTGATGCCTGGCCTGCAGCCCAAGAGCTACGCGGTTGCTGCGCTACTGTGCTTCTTCCTCGGTGAATTCGGGGGCCACGATTTCTATCTTGGGTACAACGGACGCGCCGTGTTCAAGCTGCTGTTGTTCTTCTCCTGGTTGATTCCCTTCGTGGATTTCCTTACGATCCCTCTGTTGCTCATCTGGGTGCTTGTTGATTTCATCTGTATTCTCGCGCGAGCCGGCGCCTACCACGTGGATGCCCGCGGGATGCGCTTGAACTAA
- a CDS encoding TrmH family RNA methyltransferase: protein MPSLKDDLDFENSFTERTPRIVAAAKLLKSQGRRKADAFLAEGFNSVEAAVVTGAASDVFTTQKAAARYPEVIAAARNMGVYVHPISDRAAQHLSDTVTPAGLFALCSPVLWSAKEVLGKAPQIVAVPVQTSDPGNAGTLIRVSDAIGADCVLFAGETTDPQGPKAVRSSAGSLFHIPVARDTNFQAVIDRLKAKNLTILATTADGEHSLDDGHFEKTVLRQPVAWLFGNEAHGLPQELIDRADYTVRIPIHGRAESLNLATAASICLYESAKQRHTSS, encoded by the coding sequence ATGCCGAGTCTCAAGGATGACCTAGATTTCGAAAACTCCTTCACTGAACGAACCCCTCGGATCGTGGCTGCAGCAAAATTGCTGAAGTCGCAAGGTCGGCGCAAAGCCGATGCTTTTCTAGCCGAGGGGTTTAACTCTGTCGAGGCTGCGGTCGTCACTGGTGCAGCCTCCGATGTGTTTACTACGCAGAAGGCAGCCGCGCGATACCCAGAAGTCATCGCTGCAGCACGAAACATGGGTGTGTATGTGCATCCCATCAGCGACCGCGCAGCGCAGCACCTCAGCGATACCGTCACCCCGGCGGGACTGTTTGCTCTCTGCTCTCCCGTGCTCTGGTCAGCGAAAGAGGTGCTCGGCAAAGCCCCTCAGATCGTTGCTGTCCCAGTGCAAACGAGTGACCCAGGCAATGCAGGCACGCTCATCCGGGTATCCGACGCCATCGGCGCCGACTGCGTGTTGTTCGCAGGGGAGACAACGGACCCCCAAGGACCCAAAGCTGTTCGCTCGAGCGCAGGCTCCTTATTTCACATCCCTGTGGCTCGCGATACCAACTTCCAAGCTGTTATCGACCGGCTCAAGGCCAAGAACTTGACTATCCTCGCGACGACCGCGGACGGTGAGCATAGCCTCGACGACGGGCATTTCGAAAAAACCGTGTTGAGGCAGCCCGTCGCCTGGCTATTTGGCAACGAAGCCCACGGCCTACCTCAAGAACTGATCGACCGTGCCGACTACACAGTGCGCATCCCGATTCATGGGCGTGCAGAAAGCCTCAACCTGGCTACTGCCGCATCGATTTGCCTTTACGAATCCGCCAAACAGCGACACACATCGTCATAA
- the pheS gene encoding phenylalanine--tRNA ligase subunit alpha, producing MSEDFSAHLTEEKLNAAAQQALQAFEAADNLEELSEARRAHLGDDAFIPTARKTLGSLPKEQRKDAGRLVNMARGAVEKAFAETKVRLEEKRNAEVLVAERVDVTVPTRRQQLGALHPITQLSEQISDIFIGMGWEIADGPEVEAEYFNFDSLNFLPDHPARTLQDTFHIAPHGSKQVLRTHTSPVQMRTMLSRDVPMYIACPGRVFRTDELDATHTPVFHQVEGLAVDKGLTMAHLRGTLDHLAKTLFGPDTHTRMRANYFPFTEPSAEVDVWFPNKKGGAGWIEWGGCGMVNPNVLRAAGIDPEVYTGFAFGMGLERTLQFCNGLSDMRDMVEGDVRFTLPFGIQA from the coding sequence GTGTCTGAAGATTTCAGCGCTCATCTCACCGAAGAAAAACTCAATGCCGCAGCACAACAGGCTCTACAAGCCTTTGAAGCAGCTGACAACCTCGAAGAATTGTCTGAAGCGCGGCGAGCCCACCTAGGTGATGACGCTTTTATCCCCACGGCCCGCAAAACCCTCGGATCTCTCCCCAAAGAACAGCGCAAAGATGCTGGTCGACTGGTCAACATGGCCCGGGGGGCCGTTGAAAAGGCTTTCGCAGAAACTAAAGTGCGCCTTGAAGAAAAGCGTAATGCCGAGGTTCTGGTTGCCGAACGCGTCGATGTGACAGTTCCAACGCGGCGTCAACAATTGGGCGCTTTGCACCCCATCACCCAATTGTCCGAGCAGATCTCTGACATCTTCATCGGCATGGGATGGGAGATTGCAGACGGCCCCGAAGTCGAAGCTGAATACTTCAACTTCGATTCCCTGAATTTCCTTCCCGATCACCCCGCCCGTACCTTGCAGGATACCTTCCACATTGCACCACACGGCTCCAAGCAGGTGCTCCGAACCCACACCTCGCCGGTGCAAATGCGCACCATGCTGTCGCGCGACGTGCCAATGTACATCGCATGCCCGGGCCGCGTGTTCCGAACCGACGAACTGGACGCCACCCACACCCCGGTCTTCCACCAAGTTGAGGGCCTCGCCGTTGATAAAGGCCTGACGATGGCTCACCTGCGAGGCACCCTCGATCACCTAGCGAAGACCCTCTTTGGGCCCGATACCCACACCCGCATGCGCGCCAACTATTTCCCCTTCACCGAGCCTTCCGCTGAGGTTGACGTGTGGTTCCCGAACAAAAAAGGCGGCGCGGGATGGATTGAATGGGGCGGTTGTGGCATGGTCAACCCCAACGTTCTGCGCGCCGCAGGCATAGACCCAGAGGTGTACACCGGCTTCGCTTTCGGAATGGGACTCGAACGCACCCTCCAGTTCTGCAACGGACTGTCCGACATGCGCGACATGGTCGAAGGCGACGTCCGATTCACCCTTCCCTTCGGCATCCAGGCCTAG
- the pheT gene encoding phenylalanine--tRNA ligase subunit beta, which yields MLISRQWVQRLLDRTNPTWTVTDEELDAGYVRVGFETEGYAPIEETTGPLVIGRIESIEELTGFKKPIRHCMVNVGDANGTGELQSIVCGARNFAEGDLVVVSLPGAVLPGNFAIAARETYGRMSAGMICSAAELGLTDKQTKGIITLPEGIADPGTDAREIVGLEDTVFDVNITPDRGYALSARGLTREIASAFDLVYKDPAQDALELFDLQAPEVDGALDRTVNVQPETKARRFGLRAVRGIDPSKESPLWMQRELLLCGQRPVNAATDVTNYVMLLLGQPMHAFDGDKINGDLSVRLAQEGEKLRTLDDVERELHSEDVVICDDSGIQSLAGVMGGSTSEISDTTSAVYFEAANWDPITVARTSRRHKLSSEASRRFERGVDPALIEVALDLACALLLDIAGGSVDRGRLIVGDTPAMPNISMSAQRPGQIAGVDYSDATVVSRLEEVGCAVEASDGMLSVTPPTWRPDLRMPADLVEEVVRLEGLEDIPSIVPTAPAGRGLSASQRRRRAIGHALAYNGYVEVLPTPFIANDVFDVWGLDADDERRKTVRVQNPLDADYAVLGTTLLPSLLDAIKRNVARGEKDVTLFGIEQVTIARGEGRSPMPSTAQRPSDEEVENLLNSLPLQPLHVATVACGLIDHHGPWGEGRAYTYADAIESAQVVARASDVQLDVVAAEQLPWHPGRCAALKVGDQVVGYAGELHPQVLERAGLPQRTCAMELNISALPFAPSAPAPVLSAFPLLLQDVALVVDEDVPSEKVRRVLEEHAGELLEKVELFDVYRSESLGEDKKSLAFALSFRATDRTLTDDECTEAKMAAVEAAQKAVGAQLRA from the coding sequence ATGCTTATTTCTCGCCAATGGGTGCAGCGACTTCTGGACCGCACCAACCCCACGTGGACCGTCACCGACGAAGAACTTGACGCAGGGTACGTGCGTGTCGGATTTGAAACCGAAGGCTACGCCCCAATCGAAGAAACCACGGGGCCGCTTGTGATCGGCCGCATCGAGTCGATCGAAGAACTCACCGGCTTCAAAAAGCCCATTCGTCACTGCATGGTTAACGTCGGCGATGCCAACGGCACTGGCGAACTGCAGTCTATTGTGTGCGGTGCCCGAAACTTTGCTGAAGGTGATTTGGTCGTCGTCAGCCTGCCAGGTGCAGTCCTGCCCGGTAACTTCGCGATCGCTGCTCGGGAAACCTATGGTCGCATGTCCGCAGGCATGATTTGCTCGGCCGCAGAACTTGGCTTAACTGACAAGCAGACCAAGGGGATCATCACTTTGCCCGAGGGCATCGCCGACCCGGGGACGGATGCCAGGGAGATCGTGGGGCTTGAGGACACAGTTTTTGATGTCAACATCACCCCGGACCGTGGCTACGCGCTGTCGGCTCGTGGCTTGACCCGCGAGATCGCATCCGCCTTCGACCTTGTCTACAAGGATCCTGCGCAGGATGCACTCGAACTGTTTGACCTGCAGGCCCCGGAGGTCGATGGGGCCTTGGACCGAACGGTGAACGTACAGCCCGAAACGAAGGCACGGCGCTTTGGACTCCGTGCCGTGCGTGGGATCGACCCCAGTAAAGAATCGCCGCTGTGGATGCAACGCGAACTGCTGCTGTGTGGCCAGCGCCCGGTCAACGCCGCCACCGATGTCACGAACTACGTTATGTTGCTTCTGGGGCAACCGATGCACGCATTCGATGGTGACAAGATCAACGGCGATTTGAGCGTCCGGCTCGCACAAGAAGGGGAGAAGCTTCGCACTCTCGATGACGTTGAGCGCGAGCTTCACAGCGAGGACGTCGTGATTTGCGACGATTCAGGTATTCAGTCGCTCGCAGGTGTCATGGGAGGTTCCACCTCTGAGATCAGTGACACGACCTCGGCCGTGTACTTCGAGGCTGCGAACTGGGATCCAATTACCGTGGCGCGTACCTCGCGTCGTCACAAGCTCAGCTCTGAAGCATCACGGCGTTTCGAACGCGGAGTGGATCCGGCACTAATTGAGGTCGCACTGGATCTGGCCTGCGCCCTGCTGCTCGATATCGCCGGTGGCAGTGTTGACCGCGGTCGCCTCATCGTCGGGGACACTCCCGCTATGCCTAACATCAGCATGTCCGCCCAGCGCCCTGGTCAGATCGCTGGCGTTGACTACAGTGATGCGACCGTAGTGAGCCGTTTGGAAGAGGTCGGTTGCGCAGTCGAGGCATCTGACGGAATGCTCTCTGTCACTCCGCCGACCTGGCGACCGGACCTTAGGATGCCCGCAGATCTCGTCGAAGAGGTCGTGCGCCTTGAGGGGCTAGAGGATATTCCTTCGATCGTCCCCACTGCGCCTGCAGGGCGCGGCTTGTCAGCTTCTCAGCGTCGCCGCCGTGCTATCGGCCATGCTCTGGCCTACAACGGTTATGTCGAGGTGTTGCCCACCCCATTTATCGCCAATGACGTTTTTGATGTGTGGGGCCTGGATGCCGACGACGAACGGCGCAAGACGGTTCGGGTGCAAAACCCCCTGGATGCCGACTATGCGGTTCTGGGTACCACGCTGTTGCCGTCGTTGCTCGACGCTATCAAGCGCAATGTGGCGCGCGGGGAAAAAGACGTCACCCTGTTCGGGATCGAGCAGGTCACGATCGCGCGAGGTGAAGGCCGTTCGCCGATGCCTTCGACTGCTCAGCGTCCCTCCGATGAGGAGGTGGAGAACCTGCTGAACTCTTTGCCGCTGCAGCCTTTGCACGTCGCAACTGTGGCTTGTGGTTTGATCGACCATCATGGGCCGTGGGGCGAGGGGCGCGCCTACACTTATGCCGATGCTATCGAGTCTGCGCAGGTTGTAGCGCGAGCCTCTGATGTTCAGCTTGATGTGGTTGCTGCGGAGCAGCTGCCCTGGCACCCGGGTCGTTGTGCTGCGTTGAAGGTGGGCGATCAGGTGGTCGGCTATGCCGGCGAGCTGCATCCCCAGGTGCTTGAGCGTGCGGGCTTGCCGCAGCGTACCTGCGCGATGGAGCTTAATATTTCGGCCCTTCCTTTTGCTCCCTCGGCTCCGGCTCCGGTTTTGAGCGCTTTCCCGCTGTTGTTGCAAGACGTTGCTCTGGTGGTCGACGAGGACGTGCCGTCCGAGAAGGTGCGCCGTGTCTTGGAGGAGCACGCCGGCGAGTTGCTTGAAAAGGTCGAGCTGTTCGACGTGTATCGTTCCGAGTCTCTGGGTGAGGACAAGAAGTCCTTGGCTTTCGCTTTATCCTTTAGGGCTACCGATCGCACCCTCACTGATGACGAGTGCACCGAGGCGAAGATGGCTGCTGTCGAGGCCGCGCAAAAGGCGGTGGGTGCGCAGCTTCGCGCATAG